The DNA sequence CTGGGAGCTGGCTGCGGGGGTCCACCGCATTACCATGGAGAACACGAACGACCACTGGCTGAACCTGGACCAACTGGCGTTCGTGCCGGTGGCCACGGGGTAGACCAACCGTTCCACGGAACACAGGCAACCCGCCAACCGTCCTCAATCCAGGCGTGCCCGGGGTCCCGGGGCTCACCGCCCCGGGGCAGGTGGCGCCAGCCCAAGGCATTGTGTCACGGAGGATTCACAGATGCGGAGAGTTACGTCCATTCTGCTGACGCTGTCGTTCGTGCTCGTGTCGGTGACGGGCCTCGTCATGGCCCTGAGGCCGCGTCACGCCCCGCCGCCCGGCTTCGGAGCGGGGAGCCAGATGAGCGCGCCGCCGGAAGCCGGCGAAGCGGCGGAGCCGGGCGAGTTCCAGAGGCCCGAGGGCCCGGGCGAGCGTCGCCAGCCGCTCTTCCCCAAGAAGCTTCACGAGC is a window from the bacterium genome containing:
- a CDS encoding DUF4405 domain-containing protein; this translates as MRRVTSILLTLSFVLVSVTGLVMALRPRHAPPPGFGAGSQMSAPPEAGEAAEPGEFQRPEGPGERRQPLFPKKLHELAGFVAILAGLIHIVLNWRPLLCHFGLRRRSGAAADACSPT